Below is a genomic region from Catenuloplanes atrovinosus.
CCGGGAGATCGTCCGCGACAACACGCTGGTCACCGCGGACTCCGACCACCTGGCCCGCCGCGCCCGCCGCGCCGCGCGGAAACTCGCCCGCTCCCGCTGACCCGGTTCTGCCGGCGTCGCGGCCCGCGCCGCCGTGCCTGCATGGCGGATTCGGGGCTTATGGGGCCTTTAGGGGTTGCTTAATTTTCTGCGGTGGTCAAACCGGGTCGAGACTCGCCGCGTGCGCATGGGCAGGGCCGCCCGCCCCCGGGACCAGGGCGGCCGGCGAACGCGACAGGAAGGCTTGATCATGACAGGTGCTGTACGGCGGAAGCTGATCATCGCGGCCGTGGCCGTGCTGGGAGCCGGAGCCGCGGTGGCGACCACGACGCTGGCGTCCGCGGAGACGCCGCCCGCCACCGGGGAGCGGGTGGTGACCGAGTCGATCGAGGTCGACGGCGTGTTCGACGGGGCCGGTCAACGGTTCATCGGCGGTGGTGACCTCGGTGGCGGTGGGCAGGAGGAGGGACAGGACCCGCTGTTTCGGCTGGCCGACGGCGCCACGCTGGAGAACGTGATCCTCGGCGATCCGGCCGCGGACGGCGTGCACTGCGCCGGCAGTTGCACGCTGCGGAACGTCTTCTGGGAGAACGTGGGGGAGGACGCGGCCACGTTCCGCGGTACGAACGCGACCGTGGTGATCGACGGCGGCAGTGCGGCGGGCGCGGACGACAAGGTCTTCCAGGACAACCGCGGCGCCGGTGGGTCGGTCACGATCCGGAACTTCGAGGTGTCCGGCTTCGGCAAGCTCTACCGGTCGTGCGGCAACTGTTCCACGCAGGCCGCGCGCACCGTCACCATGGAGAACATCACCGTGACCGCGCCGGGTGACACGCTCGCCGGCGTCAACGCGAACCTGGGCGACCGGCTCACCGTCGACGGTGTCACGATCATCGGGGACGCGGACGAGGAGATCTCGCTCTGCGACCTGTTCGAGGGCAACGACACCGGCGACGAGCCGGTGAAGATCGGCGAGGGCCCGGACGGCGAGACGTGCGTGGTGACCGGCGTCGTGCGGCGGTGACGGAAACCAGCGGCATCTGAAGGATCGACGTCCGACTATTGAAACGTTCCCCGGGGTGTAGGGAGCCTGATCACGGCCGCGTCCCTACACCCCCGGGGAGACCCCGTGCTGATCCACGCGCTGAGCGCCGCCCTCCTGCTCGTCACGTCGGCGCCGGTGGTCGCGGCCCCGCCCGCGGCGCCGGACATCCCGCTGTCCGCGGTGAAGGCGCACCTGGCCGAGTTCCAGTCGATCGCCACCGCCAACGGGGGCAACCGGGCGCACGGCCGGCCGGGCTTCCTCGCCTCGATCACGTATGTGAAGGGCCGGCTGGACGCGGCCGGTTACACCACGGTCGTGCAGTCGTTCACGTACGGCGGCGCCACCGGCTACAACCTGATCGCGGACTGGCCGGGCGGCGACCCCGACGACGTGCTGATGGTCGGCGCGCACCTGGACAGCGTGGCCGCGGGACCGGGCATCAACGACAACGGCAGCGGTTCCGCCGCGATCCTGGAGACCGCGCTCGCGGTCGCCGCGCAGGGCCTCGTGCCCGGCCGTCACCTGCGTTTCGCCTGGTGGGGCGCGGAGGAGCAGGGGCTGCGCGGCTCCACGCACTATGTGAGCACGCTGCCGGCGGCGGCGCGGGCGCAGATCACGGGCTATCTCAACTTCGACATGGTGGGCTCGCCGAACGCGGGCTACTTCGTCTACGACGGCGACAACTCCGACGGTACGGGTGCCGGTCCCGGCCCGGCCGGGTCCGCGGAGATCGAGGCGGTGATCGAGGGCTACTTCGCCGGCATCGGCGTACCCACGCGGGGCACTGACTTCGACGGGCGCAGCGACTACGGCCCGTTCATCGCGCGCGGCATCCCCGCGGGTGGCACGTTCACCGGGGCGGAGGGCGCGAAGACCAGCGCGCAGGCGGCGCTCTGGGGCGGCACCGCGGGTGCCCGCTTCGACCCGTGCTATCACGCGCGGTGCGACACCACGAGCAACATCGACGACGTCGCGCTGGACCGGAACGCGGACGCGGTCGCCCACGCGGTCTGGACGCTCGCCGGAGCTCAGAACGTGTAGCGGGTCTGCGAGTACGGCGCCTTGGTGAACGCGAGGATCTTGACCGGGGTCAGCGCGTAGACCGGCGCCACGGTGCCCTGCGCGGGATCGGTGAACGCGCCGCCCCGCACCTCGAACGTCCAGTCCAGCTTGGACCGCCACAGCGCGGCCAACTCGCCCAGCAGCTCCTCGTCCCGGGTGATCGCGGCGGTGCCCTCGATCACCAGGTCAATCCCCGCACGGTACGTGCTGGTGCCCGTGGTGAGCGCGCACGACGGGTGAACGGCGAGGTTGACCGCCTTCTGCTCGTGCGCGCCGGTGCAGAAGTGGGCGCGGCCGTCCACCCACATCGCGGGCAGCGGTGCCACGTGCGGGCGGCCGTCCGCCCGGACCGTGGAGAGCCAGAACATCTCGGACTCGACCAGCACGCGCTCGGCCTCGGACCAGGGCAGCGCGGACGAGCCGGGCTCGCTGAACTCGGCGACGTGGGTGACGGTAGGTGTCATGGTCATGGTCTTACCGGACGGGTATGACATTTCGTGTCCCGAAAGGGTGGTTGCGCGGCGATCATCGGGGTAGACAGGAGGTCGAGGGAGGTGAGCGCGCCATGGGAGTCAAGACCTTCATCGAGGGGTGGCCGGTGTGGCGGCAGCTCACCGGCACCGATCCGCTCGGCCGCGGGCTCGCCGCGCAGTCGTCGCGCTCCAAGAGCCTGACCGCGCGCACCGAGACCGCCGACTCCGTGGCGAAGTCCGTCTGCCCGTACTGTGCGGTCGGCTGTGGCCAGCGCGTCTACGTCAAGGACGGCGCGGTCACCCAGATCGAGGGCGACCCGGACAGCCCGATCTCCCGCGGCCGCCTCTGCCCGAAGGGCTCGGCCAGCAAGAGCCTGGTGACGAACCCGGACCGGGTGCGGACCGTGCTCTACCGCCGGCCGTACGGCACGGACTGGGAGGAGCTCGACCTCGACACGGCGATGGAGATGATCGCCGACCGGGTCGTGGCCGCGCGCGAGCGGACCTGGGAGGACGCGGACGCCGACGGCCGCCCGCTGCACCGCACGCTCGGCATCGCGAGCCTGGGCGGCGCCACGCTGGACAACGAAGAGAACTATCTGATCAAGAAGCTCTTCACCGCGATGGGCGCCATCCAGATCGAGAACCAGGCGCGCATTTGACACTCCGCCACCGTTCCCGGTCTGGGAACTTCTTTCGGCCGTGGCGGGGCCACCGGGTTCCAGCAGGACCTGGCCAACGCGGACTGCATCATCATCCAGGGTTCCAACATGGCCGAGGCACACCCGGTCGGGTTCCAGTGGGTGATGGAGGCGAAGAGGCGCGGCGCGACGATCATCCACGTCGACCCGCGGTTCACCCGGACCAGCGCGCTGGCGCACAAGCACGTGCCGATCCGGGCCGGTGCGGACATCGCGTTCCTCGGCGGCGTCGTCAACTACATCCTGGAGAACGAGCTCGACTTCCGGGAGTACGTGCTGGCGTACACGAACGCGGCCACCATCGTCTCCGACGACTTCCGTGACACCGAGGACCTGGACGGGCTGTTCTCCGGGTACGACCCGGAGAACAACGTCTACGACCAGACCAGCTGGAACTACGCCGGCCACCAGGCGCGCACGCACGACAGCGAGCAGGAGTCGCACACGCAGCGGGAGACCGCGGCCGGGCTCCAGCAGGAGTCGCACGGCCCGCCGGTGCCGGCACAGACGCGCCGGGACGAGTCGCTCCAGGACCCGCGCTGCGTCTACCAGATCCTGAAGCGGCACTTCGCGCGCTACACGCCGGAGGTCGTCGAGGGCCTCACCGGCGTACCCGCGCGGGAGTTCCTGAAGGTCTGCGAGGCCTGGACGCGCAACTCCGGCCGGGAGCGGACCACGGCGCTGGTCTACTCCGTCGGCTGGACCCAGCACAGCGTGGGCGTGCAGTACATCCGGACCGGCGCGATCATCCAGCTGCTGCTCGGCAACATGGGGCGGCCGGGCGGCGGCATCATGGCGCTGCGCGGTCACGCCAGCATCCAGGGGTCCACCGACATCCCGACGCTGTTCAACCTGCTCCCCGGCTACCTGCCGATGCCGACCGTGGGCCAGCACGACACGTTCGACGACTGGATCGACAGCATCCGGCACCCGGGCCAGAAGGGCTTCTGGGCGAACGCGCGCGCCTACGCGGTCAACCTGCTCAAGGCGTACTGGGGCGACGCGGCCACGCCGGAGAACGATTTCGGGTACGGATGGCTGCCCCGGCTCAGCGGCGACCACGGCACGTACCAGCAGGTCCTGAACATGATCGACGGGAAGGTCAAGGGTTACTTCCTGCTCGGGCAGAACCCCGCGGTCGGGTCGGCGCACGGCAAGGCGCAGCGGCTCGGCATGGCCAACCTGGACTGGCTGGTCGTCCGCGACCTCTACATGATCGAGAGCGCCACGTTCTGGAAGAACGGGCCGGAGGTGGAGACCGGGGAGATCACGCCGGAGAGCTGCAAGACCGAGGTGTTCTTCATGCCGGCCGCCAGCCACGTGGAGAAGGAGGGCACGTTCACCCAGACGCAGCGCCTGCTCCAGTGGCGCGAGAAGGCGGTCGAGCCGCCCCAGGACTGCCGCTCCGAGCTGTGGTTCTTCTACCACCTCGGCCGCATGATCCGCGAGCGGCTGGCCGGCTCCGAACTGCCGCGCGACCGCGCGGTGCTGGACCTGGCCTGGGACTACCCCGAGCACGGCGCGCACCGGGAGCCGAGCGCGGAGGACGTGCTCAAGGAGATCAACGGGTACGAAGTGGCGAGCGGCCGCCCGCTCTCCTCGTTCACCGAGATGCGCGACGACGGCAGCACGCTCGGCGGCTGCTGGATCTACACCGGCGTGTACAAGGACGGCGTCAACCAGGCCGCCCGCCGCAAGCCGCGCGGCGAGCAGGACCACGTGGCCGCGGAGTGGGGCTGGGCCTGGCCGGCGAACCGGCGCACGCTCTACAACCGCGCGTCCGCCGATCCCGACGGGCGGCCGTGGAGCGCGCGCAAGGCCTACGTCTGGTGGGACGAGGACAAAGGCGAGTGGACCGGGCACGACGTGCCCGACTTCGAGAAGACGAAGCCGCCGTCCTACCGCCCGCCGGAGGACGCGAGCGGCGTCGACGCGATCGCCGGCGACGACGCGTTCATCATGCAGGGCGACGGGAAGGGCTGGCTGTACGTGCCGAGCGGGCTGATCGACGGCCCGATGCCGACGCACTACGAGCCGGCCGAGTCGCTGATCCGCAACCCGCTCTACGGCCAGCAGGCGAACCCGACCCGGAAGATCTACCGGCGCGCGGACAATCAGATCAACCCGAGCCCGCCGGAGGCGCACAGCGAGGTCTTCCCGTACGTGTTCACCGTCAGCCGGCTCACCGAGCACCACACCGCCGGCGGCATGAGCCGCACGCTGCCGTACCTCGCGGAGCTGCAGCCCGGCCTGTTCGTCGAGGTGTCCCCGCAGCTCGCCGGCGAGCTGGGCCTGCGGCATCTGGACTGGGCGCACCTGGTCACCGGCCGGTCCGCGGTCGAGGCGCGGGTGTTCGTCACCGACCGGCTGCGGCCGCTGCGCGTCGAGGGCCGCACGGTGCACCAGATCTGGCTGCCGTACCACTTCGGCGCCAACGGCGTGGTCACCGGCGACTCCACGAACGACCTCTTCGGCATCACGCTGGACCCGAACACGCTCATCCAGGAAAGCAAGATCGGCACATGCGACCTGGTGCCCGGGCGGCGCCCTACGGGTAAGGCACTGCTGGAGTACGTGGCGTCGTACCGGCGCCGCGCGGGCCTGACCGACGACCACGTGACGCCGATCGCCACCACCGGGGAGGACGACTAGATGGGCAGCCTGTACGGTCCGCTGGACCCGGCGCCCGACGCCGGGTACGTGGACGCGCCGCCCCGGATGGGCTTCTTCACCGACACCAGCGTCTGCATCGGCTGCAAGGCGTGCGAGGTCGCCTGCAAGGAGTGGAACGGCGTACCCGCGGACGGGTTCGACCTGCTCGGCCAGTCCTTCGACAACACCGGCGGGCTGTCGGCGAACTCGTGGCGTGCCGTCCACTTCGTCGAGCAGCCGATGCCGGCCTCGGTGAGCGCGGTGGACACGCCGGTCAAGGCGCCGGCCGTGTCGCTGGGCATGCCGGGCATCGGGCCGCCGCCCGGCGAGACGCGGCCGGACTTCCGCTGGCTGATGATGTCCAACGTGTGCAAGCACTGCACGCACGCGGGCTGCCTGGACGTGTGCCCGACCGGCGCGCTGTTCCGTACCGAGTTCGGCACGGTCGTGGTGCAGGAGGACATCTGCAACGGCTGCGGCTACTGCATCCCGGCCTGCCCGTACGGCGTGGTCGACCAGCGCAAGGACGACGGCCGCGCCTGGAAGTGCACGCTCTGCTACGACCGGGTCGGCGACGGCCTGACGCCCGCCTGCGCGCAGGCCTGCCCGACCGAGTCCATCCAGTACGGTGAGTTGTCCGAGCTGCGCGAGCGCGCGGCGCAGCGGGTGGACGCGCTGCGGGCGGCGGGCGAGACCACGGCACGGCTCTACGGGCACGACGAGAACGACGGCGTGGGCGGCGACGGCGCGTTCTTCCTGCTGCTCGACGAGCCCGAGGTGTACGGTCTGCCGCCGGACCCGGTCGTCACCACGCGCGATCTCCCGGCGATGTGGAAGCGGGCCGGGCTGGCGGCGCTGGCGATGGCCGGAGCGGCGATAGTGGCGTTCGCGGGGCGGTCACGGTGAGCGTCTTCGAGACCCCGGAGCGGGACGCCGCGGCGCCGGGCGTCGGCAAGGGCGGCCAGGACGTGGACCGGCGGGCCGAGCGCGACGTGGCGGACCGGCCGAAGCGCTCCGGGTCCCGGTCGCGGTCGCGGTCGCGCGAAGAGATCATGGTGCCCGAGGCGGAGTTCCGCTCGTACTACAACCGGCCGATCGTCAAGGCGCCGGTCTGGACGCACGAGATCGCGGCGTACCTGTTCACCGGCGGACTCGCGGCCGGGTCCGCGCTGCTCGGCGCCGGCGGCGACCTCACCGGGCGGCCCGCGCTGCGCCGCGCCGGCCGGATCGCCGCGCTCGGCGCGCTCGGCGCCAGCACGTACTTCCTGATCGCGGACCTCGGCCGGCCCGAGCGCTTCCACCACATGCTGCGCATCGCCAAGCCGACCTCGCCGATGTCGATGGGCACCTGGATCCTCTCCGCGTTCGGCGGCGCGGCCGGCGTGGCCGCCGCGGCCGAGATCGCGCCCGCGGTGCTGCCCGAGCGCGGCCCGCTCGGCCTGCTGCGCCGCGCCATGCCGCTGACCGGCCGGGCGTCCGGGCTGGCCGCCGCCGCGGCCGCGCCCGCGCTGGCCACCTACACGGCGGTGCTGCTGGCGGACACGGCCACGCCGTCCTGGCACGAGGCGTACCCGGAATTGCCGTTCGTGTTCGGCGGCAGCGCGCTCGCCAGCGGTGCCGCGGTCGGGCTGATCGCCGCGCCGGTGGAGCAGAACCGGCCGGCGGTACGGCTCGCGGTCGCCGGCGCGGTGCTGGAACAGGCGGCGGCGCACCGGGTCGAGCACGGGATGGGGCTGCTCAGCGAGCCGTACCGGCAGGGCCGGGCCGGCCGGCTGCTGCGGCTGAGCCGGGTGCTGACCATCGCGGGCGCGGCCGGCGCGGTGCTCGGCCGCCGCAGCCGGGTGATCTCCGCGCTCTCCGGAGCGGCGCTGCTGGCGGCCTCCGCGGCGACCCGGTTCGGGATCTTCGACGGCGGCGTGGCCTCGGCGAAGGACCCGAAGTACACGGTCATCCCGCAGCGCGCCCGGCTCGCCGCCCGCGAAGCGGCGGCCGCCGACGACGCGTCTTGACCACCACGTACGCGCTGGTCGGCTTCGGCTTCCGCGCCGCCACGCTGCATCGCGTCGCCACCGCGCTGGACGGCCTGCGCTGCGTGGGCGCGGTCGTGCGCACGCCGCGCCCGCTGCCCGTACCCAGGTACGACTCGCTCGGCGCGTGCCTGCGCGACGCGCGGCCCGGCCTCGTGATCACCGCGGTGCCGTGGGACCGGAACCCGGACGTGATCCGCGAGTGCGTGGCGCACGGCGTGCCGGTGCTGGCCGAGACGCCGCCCGCGCCGGACCTGCCGGCGCTGCGCGCACTCTGGGCCGACGTGGGCGGCAGCGGGCTGGTGCAGGTCGCGGAGCAGTACCCGCTGATGCCCACGCACGCGGCGCGCGCCGCCGCGGTCCGTACCGGCATCATCGGCGCGCCGACCCAGGTCCAGGTGTCGTCCACGCAGCTCTACCACGCGGTCGCGCTGATCCGCGGCCTGCTCGGCGCCGGGCACGATGCCGCGACGGTACGGGCCGGCCGCACCGAGGCGCCGCTGCTGCACCCGCTGGACCGCGCCGGATGGACCGGCGAGACCACGCCACGCCCGGCCGTCACCACGATCGCCATGCTCGACTTCGGCGCCGGCCGGTCCGCGCTCTACGACTTCACCACCGGGCAGACCCGCAACCTGCTGCGCTTCCGCCGGCTGCTGATCCGCGGTACGCACGGCGAGCTGCACGACGACGAGATCGTGCACCCGACCGGCCCGCGCGGGCTGGCCCGGACGCCGCTGACCCGCCGGCAGAGCGGCCACGAACTGGACCTGAACGGCTTCGACACGGAGTCGATCACGCTGGGCACCGAGGTGCTGTGGACCAACCCGTACCCGGGCCGCCGCTGGAACGACGACGAGATCGCCACCGCCGCGCTGCTGGACGCCACCGCGGCCTGGGTGCGCGGCGCGGGCCCGCCGCCGTACCCGCTGGCCGAGGCCGCCCAGGACCACCTGATCGGGCTGGCCATCGAGGAGGCCGCGGCGGCGGACCGCCCGGTCACCACGAGCGCGGAGGCCTGGTCGGGGATGCCGTCCTCCGGCACCCCCGACTCCTAGCGGTCAGCGCCGGCGGTCCGGCAGGTCGGCCTCGATGCGCTCCTTGCGGACGCGCCCACCGACCGTCTCCTCGTCCTGGACGGTCTCGGTGCCGAGGCGCACCCGCTCCACCGGGACCGCCTCCTTGCTCACCACGGGCCGTTCCGCGTGCAGCGTCACCTCGTGCTCGGCCTCGCTGATGTCCGGGCCGGCGTAGGCGTCGTCCCGGTTCGCGTCCGTGATCGGCTCGCGCTCCAGGCGCACCTCCTCCCGCTGCACCGGCACGGTGGTCCGGACCTCCTCGGTGACCACGTACTTGCGCAGCCGGGCCTTGCCGGTCGTCTGCCGCTCCGTACCGACCTGGAGCCGTTCCTCGGACCGGGTCATGGCCTTGTCGCCGCGGTGCCGGCCGCCGTTGGCGAAGCCGGCGTAGTAGGAGTACAGGCGCTGCACCTCGGTCTGGTCGAGCGGCTCGTCGCCGTCGTTCTCCACCCGCGGCGCCTGCTTGATCGTCGACTTGTCGAACGGCACGTGCAGCTCGTCACCGCGCAGTTCGGCCGGGCCGAGCGGGATCAGCGTGTCCCGCAGGCCGAACAGGCCGGTGCGCACGCTGATCCACTCCGCGCCGGTCCCGTCCGCCCCGGTCCACACCTGACCCACGGTTCCCACCCGGTCGCCGTCGCGGTCGAAGACGGTACGGCCGGGCAGGGACTGCCAGTGCTCGGACGTGATGCTCATGGTTCCTCCTCGTGCCCTTGCTTGTCGCTTCCCTTGTGTCCTCGCGGACGAAGCGAGTGGTACCCGGGTCACGGAGAGCGATGTGTACGGACACGAAAGGTGACATGAGTGAGCGGATCGTTCATGTCAGCGGACGATCAGCGTGCGACCCTCCCGGTCCGCCGCGCGCAGCTCGCCGATCACCGGGTGCCCGGGGAGCTCGCCCGCGACCAGCAGGCCGCCGGAGGTCTGCGCGTCCGCGAGCAGCAGCAACTCGCCCTCGTCCACGCCGTCCGCGTCCAGGTGCGGGCGCACCCAGTCCAGGTTGCGCCGGGTGCCGCCGCTGACGAAGCCGTCCGCGAGCGCGGACCGCGCACCGTCCAGGTAGGGCACGGCCGACGCGTCCACGAACGCGGTCACGCCGCTCGCCCGGGCCAGCTTGTGCAGGTGGCCGAGCAGCCCGAAGCCGGTCACGTCGGTGGCCGCCACCGCGCCCGCCGCCACCGCCGCCTCGGCCGCGTCCCGGTTCAGCGCGGTCATCGCGGCCACCGCGTGCGGGAACCGCTCGCCGGTCGCCTTGTGCCGGCTGTTCAGCACGCCGATGCCGAGCGGCTTGGTCAGCGTCAGCGGCACGCCCGGCCGCCCCGCGTCGTTGCGCAGCAGCCGCCCCGGGTCGACCAGGCCGGTGACGGCCATGCCGTACTTGGGCTCCGGATCGTCCACGCTGTGCCCGCCGGCCACCGGGCAGCCCGCCTCCCGCGCCACGTCCAGCCCGCCGCGCAGCACCTCTCCCGCCAGCTCCAGCGGCAGCCGATCCCGCGGCCAGGCCAGCAGATTGATCGCCACGATCGGGGTGCCACCCATCGCGTACACGTCGGACAGCGCGTTCGCCGCCGCGATCCGCCCCCAGTCGTACGCGTCGTCCACCACCGGCGTGAAGAAGTCCGCCGTCGACACCACCGCCCGGTCCGCCCCGATCCGCACCACCGCGGCATCGTCCCCGTCGTCCAGCCCCACGATCAGCTCCCGCTCCGCGGGCGACGGCGTGCCCCGCAGCCCCGCGACCACCGCCTCCAACTCCCCGGGCGGGATCTTGCAGGCACAGCCGCCCCCGTGCGCATACCCGGTGAGCCGTATCGCCGTCTCGCTAGCAGTCATGCCGGGCTCCCGGCCGCGCTGCGGTCGCGTGGTGGTCGGCGCTGCGCTGATGATTCGTTCGCAAGCTCACTCATGCCGGGCTCCCGGCTGTGGTGCGGTTGCGTGGTGGTCGGCGCTGCGCTGATGATTCGTTCGCAAGCTCACTCATGCCGTCGACTCTCCCACGCACCTTGCTAGGCTGCCCGGGAAGGCGATCGAGTGGCTGGTGCCCTCCCCGATCTTCAAAATCGGTGTGACCGAGGATCTCGGTCAGGCGGGTTCGATTCCCGTCCGCCTTCGCTCACGTGAGTTCGCGGGTGTTGTCCGGCAGGCGGCGGGTGAGGCCGGTGCGGTCGAGCAGTTCGAGCAGCGGGACGGCCACGCGGCGGGAGCAGCCGAGGGTCTGGCGGGCCTCGCTGACCGTGAACGGGTGGCCGAGCGTGGCGAGCCGCCGGGCCGCCTCCTCGGGTGCGCCCGGGAGCAGGAAGACGCCGTCGGCCACGCGGAGGAGCAGGCCGGCGCGGACGGCGGCGGCGGCCTCGCGGCGGCCGAGGCCGAGGTCGGCCAGGCGGGCGGCCTCGGGGGCGGCGAACGGGGTGTCGCGCAGGTCGTCGCGGACGGCGGCGACCATGCGGGCCAGCGCGGGTGGCACGGCGGACGCGGTGGCGGTGACCACGCGGCCGTCGCGGTAGGACAGCGGGGGAGTGACCAGCGCCTCCACCAGCGCGATGTCCGGCAGGCCGAGGCGGTGGCGCAGCGCCTCGGCGGGGGCGCCGGGCTCCAGCGGGTGTTCCTTCGCGTACGTGGTGGCCGCGTCCACCAGCCGGGCGCGCAGCGCGGACCAGTGTGCGGGGTCGGCCAGCCAGTCGCCGCTGACCGGGGTGACCGTGACCGGCACGCCCATCCGGAGCAGGTCGCCGCGCCGGATGAGGCCGCGGCGGCGCAGCTCGTCGTGCTCGTCCGGCACGCCGGTCATGGTGGCCAGCACGGCGCCGCGGGCCGCACCGGCGCCGCGCCGGCCGAGCGCGGGCGGGGCCACGTCCAGGATGGTCGCGCCGCCCAGGATTCGGGGGCCGGCGCGGCCGGGGTCGCGCAGCAGCATCCGGTCGCCGAGGCGGAGCGGCAGCGGGCGGGCGAGCCGGAGCCGGAGCGTGTCCGCGCCGAGCGGGCGGACGCGGGCCACCACGGCGGCGGAGCCGACGTGGACGGTGACGGTCGGTGGCAGGTCCGCGGCGGGTACGCCGTCGAGGCGCAGGTCGAGCTCGTCGGTGGCGGCGTACGCGCCGGGCGTGAGCAGCACCGTGCCGCGTCCGGCCGCGTCCCGGTCGGTGCCGCGCAGGTTGACGGCGACACGCGCGACCGGGCCGATCCGCTCGGCGGTCTCGCCGAGCGACTGGAGCCCGCGGACCCGGACCGGGCGGCCGTCCAGCTCAAGTTCGTCGCCGACGCGCAGCCGCCCGGCGCCGAGCGTGCCGGTGACCACGGTGCCGGCGCCGCGTACCGTGAAGACGCGGTCGACCCAGAGCCGTACCGGCGCGGTGTCGTCCGGCGCGGGCAGCGACGTGACCAGGTCGTCCAGCGCCCGGCGCAGCTCCGGCAGCCCGTCGCCGGTCACCGCGCTCACCGCCACCGCCGGTACGTCGCCGAGCGTGGACCGGGCGATCCGCTCCCGCGCCGCGGCCAGCACCTGGCCGGGCGGCGCCAGGTCAGCGCGGGTCACGCAGAGCAGCCCGTGCCGGACGCCGAGCGCGTCCAGCGCGGCCAGGTGCTCCTCCGACTGCGGCATCCATCCGCCGTCCGCGGCCACCACCAGCATCGCGGCCGGAACCGGGCCGATGCCGGCCAGCATGTTCGGCACGAAGCGTTCGTGGCCGGGTACGTCCACGAACGCCACGGTCTCGCCGGACGGCAGCCCGGTCCAGGCGAACCCGAGGTCGATGGTCATGCCACGGCGGCGCTCCTCGGCCCACCGGTCCGGTTCCATCCCGGTCAGCGCGCGGACCAGCGTGGACTTGCCGTGGTCCACGTGCCCGGCGGTCGCTATGACGTGCATGCCGCGTGCAGCTCCCGATCGCGGTCCGCCGGTACGCAGCGCAGGTCCAGCAGCAGCCGCCCGCGCTCCACCCGTCCGAGCACGGCCGGGTCGCCGAGCCGCAGCCGCCGCGCGTAAGCCTCGGGCAGCGACACCGCCCACGACGGCAGCGTGCGCCCCGGCGCGCCACCGCCGCCCACGACCGCGTCGGTCGCGGCCGGGACCGCGTCGATCCCGTCCGCGCGCAGTCCCGCGGCCAGCGCCTCCGCGCGCGCCCGCAGCGCCTCCGGGTCCTCGTCCAGCGCGGCCGGCACCGGCGCGGTCCCGCCGCGCAGTGTCGCCTCCAGCGCGGCCAGCGTCAGCTTGTCCACCCGCAGCGCGCGCGCCAGCGGATGCCGCCGCAGCCGCTCCACGATGTCCGCGTCGCCGAGCAGCAGCCCCGCCTGCGGCCCGCCGAGCAGCTTGTCACCGCTCGCGGTCACCAGCATGGCGCCGGCGGCCAGCGCGGACGCCGCGTCCGGCTCGTCCGGCAGCACCGGATGCGGTGCCAGCAGCCCGGACCCGATGTCCACCACCACCGGAGTCCCCAGACCGGCCAGATCATCAACGGGTACGGCGGAGGTGAACCCGGACACCACGAAGTTCGACGGATGCACCTTGAGGACGAACCCGGTGTCCGGCCCGATCGCGCCCGCGTAGTCGGCC
It encodes:
- the fdh gene encoding formate dehydrogenase, translating into MGVKTFIEGWPVWRQLTGTDPLGRGLAAQSSRSKSLTARTETADSVAKSVCPYCAVGCGQRVYVKDGAVTQIEGDPDSPISRGRLCPKGSASKSLVTNPDRVRTVLYRRPYGTDWEELDLDTAMEMIADRVVAARERTWEDADADGRPLHRTLGIASLGGATLDNEENYLIKKLFTAMGAIQIENQARIUHSATVPGLGTSFGRGGATGFQQDLANADCIIIQGSNMAEAHPVGFQWVMEAKRRGATIIHVDPRFTRTSALAHKHVPIRAGADIAFLGGVVNYILENELDFREYVLAYTNAATIVSDDFRDTEDLDGLFSGYDPENNVYDQTSWNYAGHQARTHDSEQESHTQRETAAGLQQESHGPPVPAQTRRDESLQDPRCVYQILKRHFARYTPEVVEGLTGVPAREFLKVCEAWTRNSGRERTTALVYSVGWTQHSVGVQYIRTGAIIQLLLGNMGRPGGGIMALRGHASIQGSTDIPTLFNLLPGYLPMPTVGQHDTFDDWIDSIRHPGQKGFWANARAYAVNLLKAYWGDAATPENDFGYGWLPRLSGDHGTYQQVLNMIDGKVKGYFLLGQNPAVGSAHGKAQRLGMANLDWLVVRDLYMIESATFWKNGPEVETGEITPESCKTEVFFMPAASHVEKEGTFTQTQRLLQWREKAVEPPQDCRSELWFFYHLGRMIRERLAGSELPRDRAVLDLAWDYPEHGAHREPSAEDVLKEINGYEVASGRPLSSFTEMRDDGSTLGGCWIYTGVYKDGVNQAARRKPRGEQDHVAAEWGWAWPANRRTLYNRASADPDGRPWSARKAYVWWDEDKGEWTGHDVPDFEKTKPPSYRPPEDASGVDAIAGDDAFIMQGDGKGWLYVPSGLIDGPMPTHYEPAESLIRNPLYGQQANPTRKIYRRADNQINPSPPEAHSEVFPYVFTVSRLTEHHTAGGMSRTLPYLAELQPGLFVEVSPQLAGELGLRHLDWAHLVTGRSAVEARVFVTDRLRPLRVEGRTVHQIWLPYHFGANGVVTGDSTNDLFGITLDPNTLIQESKIGTCDLVPGRRPTGKALLEYVASYRRRAGLTDDHVTPIATTGEDD
- the nrfD gene encoding NrfD/PsrC family molybdoenzyme membrane anchor subunit; protein product: MVPEAEFRSYYNRPIVKAPVWTHEIAAYLFTGGLAAGSALLGAGGDLTGRPALRRAGRIAALGALGASTYFLIADLGRPERFHHMLRIAKPTSPMSMGTWILSAFGGAAGVAAAAEIAPAVLPERGPLGLLRRAMPLTGRASGLAAAAAAPALATYTAVLLADTATPSWHEAYPELPFVFGGSALASGAAVGLIAAPVEQNRPAVRLAVAGAVLEQAAAHRVEHGMGLLSEPYRQGRAGRLLRLSRVLTIAGAAGAVLGRRSRVISALSGAALLAASAATRFGIFDGGVASAKDPKYTVIPQRARLAAREAAAADDAS
- a CDS encoding pyridoxamine 5'-phosphate oxidase family protein — translated: MTMTPTVTHVAEFSEPGSSALPWSEAERVLVESEMFWLSTVRADGRPHVAPLPAMWVDGRAHFCTGAHEQKAVNLAVHPSCALTTGTSTYRAGIDLVIEGTAAITRDEELLGELAALWRSKLDWTFEVRGGAFTDPAQGTVAPVYALTPVKILAFTKAPYSQTRYTF
- a CDS encoding pectate lyase: MTGAVRRKLIIAAVAVLGAGAAVATTTLASAETPPATGERVVTESIEVDGVFDGAGQRFIGGGDLGGGGQEEGQDPLFRLADGATLENVILGDPAADGVHCAGSCTLRNVFWENVGEDAATFRGTNATVVIDGGSAAGADDKVFQDNRGAGGSVTIRNFEVSGFGKLYRSCGNCSTQAARTVTMENITVTAPGDTLAGVNANLGDRLTVDGVTIIGDADEEISLCDLFEGNDTGDEPVKIGEGPDGETCVVTGVVRR
- a CDS encoding 4Fe-4S dicluster domain-containing protein, producing the protein MGSLYGPLDPAPDAGYVDAPPRMGFFTDTSVCIGCKACEVACKEWNGVPADGFDLLGQSFDNTGGLSANSWRAVHFVEQPMPASVSAVDTPVKAPAVSLGMPGIGPPPGETRPDFRWLMMSNVCKHCTHAGCLDVCPTGALFRTEFGTVVVQEDICNGCGYCIPACPYGVVDQRKDDGRAWKCTLCYDRVGDGLTPACAQACPTESIQYGELSELRERAAQRVDALRAAGETTARLYGHDENDGVGGDGAFFLLLDEPEVYGLPPDPVVTTRDLPAMWKRAGLAALAMAGAAIVAFAGRSR